One Fusarium pseudograminearum CS3096 chromosome 4, whole genome shotgun sequence genomic window carries:
- the NPS13 gene encoding NPS13, whose translation MNMTNLTQDYILHDSILELGQGDCIDTPFSTVTSAFYHHAKKYPDSTALRDLTESPKELTYRELSNRAQNLASHLIAQGVCPDSRIPLVAKRGIDMVIGILAILSCGAQYVPIDGGVVPDETIRRVLEESKGGVVLCLTSTKHRVASNLGHTVVTIDQVATPSLEESSHIDLASPETGCYVIYTSGTTGKPKGVDITHKNVTNLVCLSPGHLGVKVGTCVGSVLNISFDMAAWEIFVCLCNGGTLVLRGSNWESTLQQIDVLICTPTILSKYHPTQFPRIKTVATAGEPTTRRLADLWAEHGTYWNCCGPTETTIVNTMHKHTVGKELSIGRPTPNNRVYVLDGEGKPTPMGTVGVMWAGGLGVSRGYIGLEDKTAERYKPDPFSRDGSLIYNTGDLGRWLPDGSIEILGRVDDQVKVKGFRVELDGVTASLVSAPGVSQAAALLIDGEIHGFTTPRNCDVTTTIKHMHQHQPYYAVPTHLHPLDELPSTPNGKVDKNKLKALALAEQSTTTQACENEKVQEARVELKFQPSMSTLATLTDKLDLERGIPDKAMGRPLRGLRRRVFIVYRTLFSLIGLLNLAALICVIALHLDSEWLGIITAINLAVAVLVRQDTVINILYTVFCSMPKSFPLWARVRCAKIYHLGGLHSGAGVCATAWLVISTVRGTICNAGFCKGHATVSLATQVVSWILCGLLCSMVATAWPSFRKQYHNFFERFHRFAGWTSLGLFWARTILAINDSRPQGQDLSLAAVKSPDFWLLIVATLSIASSWFFLRKVPVEAEVLSDHAVRLHFDYTVPVNGSFTRLSRRPLIEWHSFATIPNPEANGHAKGYSLVVSNAGDWTRSCIKNPPSKIWVRGVPTCGVMRIATLFNRVVIIATGSGIGPLLGHIVKQSCPTQLIWSTTRPENTFGKELVSQVRDAIPDAIIWDTKAQGRPDLVRMGYNVAKNFDAEAVIIIANEKITKKVVYGLETRGMPAFGAIWDNKKNSPILFLHGLFGSKKNNRAISKALARDLGRYVYALDLRNHGESPHDTRHDYSAMAQDVAEFIEGHGLKDTTLIGHSMGAKTSMALALRSPDLVSDIVAVDNAPVDVSLSRDFPKYVRAMKKIQEAGVTRQSEADKILSEVEESLPIRQFLLGNMYLPEGEKVRKFRIPLHTLGKALDNLGDFPYKNPSEIRFEKPALFVRGTQSKYVPDDVLPLIGQFFPKFRLVDVDAGHWLISEQPEAFRQAVVEFLQKPE comes from the exons ATGAATATGACGAATCTAACGCAGGATTATATCCTGCACGACTCTATCCTCGAACTTGGTCAGGGTGATTGTATCGATacgccattctcaacagtAACTTCTGCATTCTATCACCATGCAAAGAAGTATCCAGACTCCACAGCCCTCCGCGATCTCACAGAATCCCCGAAGGAGCTGACATACCGAGAACTCTCAAACAGAGCACAAAACTTGGCTTCGCATCTCATTGCTCAGGGTGTCTGCCCTGATTCAAGGATCCCCCTTGTTGCTAAAAGGGGAATTGACATGGTCATCGGCATATTGGCGATCCTTTCATGTGGTGCCCAATACGTTCCCATCGACGGTGGTGTTGTTCCTGACGAAACTATCCGTCGTGTGCTGGAGGAGTCAAAAGGAGGCGTAGTTCTTTGTTTGACTTCAACAAAGCACCGCGTTGCATCCAACCTCGGCCATACTGTGGTTACTATTGATCAAGTAGCAACCCCCTCCCTTGAAGAGAGCTCTCACATCGATCTTGCATCACCAGAGACCGGCTGCTACGTGATATACACATCCG GAACAACAGGCAAGCCCAAGGGAGTCGATATCACACATAAGAATGTAACCAACCTAGTGTGCTTATCTCCCGGACATCTGGGTGTGAAGGTTGGCACTTGCGTTGGCTCGGTCCTCAACATCAGCTTTGACATGG CGGCGTGGGAGATATTTGTTTGTCTCTGTAACGGAGGCACACTAGTCCTTCGAGGTTCCAATTGGGAGTCAACCCTTCAACAG ATCGATGTGCTCATCTGCACACCCACAATTCTTTCCAAATACCATCCAACACAGTTTCCCAGAATCAAGACTGTTGCCACAGCCGGAGAGCCCACAACAAGAAG ACTTGCCGACCTGTGGGCAGAACATGGTACATATTGGAACTGTTGCGGACCAACCGAAACGACTATCGTCAACACCATGCATAAACACACTGTTGGAAAGGAACTGTCAATCGGTCGACCGACTCCGAATAACAGAGTGTATGTGCTCGATGGCGAAGGCAAGCCGACGCCCATGGGTACCGTTGGAGTGATGTGGGCTGGCGGGCTCGGAGTATCTCGAGGCTATATCGGTCtcgaagacaagacagctgAGAGATACAAGCCAGATCCATTCTCTAGAGATGG GTCGTTAATATACAACACTGGAGATCTCGGCCGCTGGCTACCTGATGGCTCAATCGAGATTCTCGGCCGAGTTGACgaccaagtcaaagtcaag GGTTTTCGTGTGGAGCTAGATGGCGTGACTGCATCTCTAGTATCGGCGCCCGGCGTGTCTCAGGCGGCTGCGCTGCTGATCGATGGAGAAATTCATGGATTCACCACCCCGCGCAACTGCGATGTAACCACGACGATTAAGCATAtgcatcaacaccaaccctATTATGCCGTACCAACACACCTCCACCCCTTGGACGAGCTCCCCTCAACGCCGAACGGCAAGGTCGACAAGAATAAACTCAAGGCATTGGCCTTGGCTGAGCAGAGTACTACCACGCAAGCATGCGAGAACGAGAAGGTCCAAGAAGCTCGTGTTGAGCTCAAATTCCAACCTTCCATGTCTACTTTGGCAACTCTTACGGACAAGTTGGATCTTGAACGCGGCATTCCTGATAAGGCAATGGGTCGACCGCTTAGGGGCCTACGACGCAGGGTCTTCATCGTCTACCGTACACTGTTCAGTTTGATCGGATTACTGAACTTGGCAGCGTTGATCTGCGTGATCGCTCTGCATCTTGATTCCGAATGGTTGGGTATCATCACCGCTATCAACCTCGCAGTTGCAGTGCTCGTACGACAAGATACGGTGATCAACATCCTGTACACTGTCTTCTGCTCAATGCCAAAGAGTTTCCCACTCTGGGCCAGGGTACGCTGCGCCAAGATTTATCACCTAGGTGGTCTACACTCCGGTGCGGGTGTTTGTGCCACCGCATGGCTAGTCATCTCAACAGTCCGTGGGACAATCTGCAATGCAGGTTTTTGCAAAGGTCATGCGACAGTTTCCTTGGCGACACAGGTCGTATCGTGGATTTTATGCGGGCTCCTGTGTTCTATGGTAGCCACTGCATGGCCTTCGTTCCGTAAGCAGTACCACAACTTCTTTGAGCGTTTCCACCGTTTTGCAGGCTGGACATCGCTGGGTCTGTTTTGGGCCCGCACGATTCTAGCTATCAATGATTCTCgacctcaaggccaagatcttAGTCTCGCCGCTGTCAAGAGTCCAGACTTCTGGCTTTTGATTGTGGCAACTTTGAGTATCGCCTCTTCATGGTTCTTCCTGCGCAAGGTTCCCGTCGAGGCCGAAGTCCTTTCCGATCATGCAGTACGACTGCATTTCGATTATACCGTTCCTGTAAACGGCAGCTTCACGCGACTTTCTCGGCGGCCATTGATCGAGTGGCATTCTTTTGCAACCATCCCCAACCCAGAAGCCAACGGCCACGCTAAGGGTTATTCGCTGGTAGTCTCTAATGCTGGCGATTGGACACGCTCGTGTATCAAAAACCCACCGAGTAAGATTTGGGTGCGTGGTGTGCCGACTTGTGGGGTGATGCGTATCGCAACTCTCTTTAACCGCGTCGTGATTATCGCCACAGGCTCTGGGATTGGACCGCTACTGGGACACATAGTCAAGCAGTCGTGTCCCACTCAGCTGATCTGGTCCACGACAAGACCTGAAAACACATTCGGCAAAGAGCTTGTCAGTCAGGTCCGAGATGCTATCCCAGATGCGATCATCTGGGACACAAAAGCCCAAGGTCGACCAGATCTTGTGCGAATGGGCTATAACGTGGCCAAGAACTTCGACGCCGAAGCTGTGATCATCATAGCAAACGAAAAAATCACCAAAAAGGTCGTGTACGGCCTCGAAACCCGTGGCATGCCGGCTTTTGGTGCTATTTGGGATA acaagaagaactcgCCCATTCTATTCCTTCACGGTCTGTTTGgatccaagaagaacaacagagCTATCAGCAA AGCTCTGGCTCGAGATCTGGGAAGATATGTATACGCCCTG GATCTCAGAAACCACGGTGAATCGCCTCATGATACACGCCATGACTACAGCGCCATGGCCCAGGATGTAGCCGAGTTCATTGAGGGCCACGGTCTCAAGGACACAACTCTGATCGGCCATTCAAT GGGAGCCAAAACTTCAATGGCCCTGGCCCTTCGCTCTCCAGACCTGGTGTCTGATATTGTCGCCGTTGACAATGCCCCCGTGGATGTCTCACTCAGCAGAGATTTCCCCAAGTACGTCCGcgccatgaagaagattcaGGAAGCAGGTGTCACACGCCAATCCGAAGCCGACAAGATCCTCAGCGAGGTTGAGGAGTCTCTGCCCATCCGACAGTTCCTCCTCGGCAACATGTACTTGCCCGAAGGTGAGAAGGTGCGCAAGTTCCGCATCCCTCTTCACACCCTAGGCAAGGCGTTGGACAACCTTGGAGATTTCCCATACAAGAACCCCAGCGAGATCCGTTTTGAGAAACCAGCCCTGTTCGTTCGAGGCACACAGAGCAAATATGTACCTGATGACGTACTGCCTCTGATTGGACAATTTTTTCCCAAGTTCCGACTCGTCGACGTCGATGCTGGTCACTGGCTCATCTCGGAACAGCCTGAAGCGTTCAGACAAG CGGTGGTTGAGTTTCTTCAGAAGCCCGAGTGA